CCCCGCTCTTCGAGCTCGACCAGGTCGTCTGCACCCCGCACCTCGGCGCCTCCACGGACGAGGCCCAGGAGAAGGCCGGTATCGCGGTCGCCAGGTCGGTGCGCCTGGCGCTCGCGGGCGAGCTGGTCCCGGACGCGGTCAACGTCCAGGGCGGTGTCATCGCCGAGGACGTGAAGCCGGGTCTGCCGCTCGCCGAGAAGCTCGGCCGGATCTTCACCGCCCTCGCGGGCGAGGTCGCGGCCCGCCTCGACGTCGAGGTGTACGGCGAGATCACCCAGCACGACGTGAAGGTGCTCGAACTGTCCGCGCTCAAGGGTGTGTTCGAGGACGTGGTCGACGAGACCGTGTCGTACGTCAACGCCCCGCTGTTCGCGCAGGAGCGCGGTGTCGAGGTGCGCCTGACGACGAGCTCCGAGTCGCCCGACCACCGCAACGTGGTCACCGTGCGCGGCACGCTGTCGAACGGCGAGGAGGTCGCGGTCTCCGGCACGCTCGCCGGCCCCAAGCACCTCCAGAAGATCGTCGCGGTCGGCGACTACGACGTGGACGTGGCGCTCGCCGACCACATGGTCGTGCTGCGCTACGAGGACCGCCCGGGCATCGTCGGCACGGTCGGCCGGATCCTCGGCGAGGCCGGTCTGAACATCGCGGGCATGCAGGTGGCGCGCGCGGAGGAGGGCGGCGAGGCGCTCGTCGTCCTGACCGTGGACGACACCGTCCCGGCCGCCGTGCTGACCGAGATCGCGGAGGAGATCGGCGCGGCCTCGGCCCGCTCGGTCAACCTGATCTGACGCTTCCGACGCACTCCGTACCCGGTCGATAGACGCTCGTCTTATACGAGTGTCTATCGGTCGGGTACAGTGCTGTCATGGGACACAAGGAAGACCTCCTCGAAGGCGCCAAGCGCTGCCTCCTGGAGAAGGGGTACGGGCGCACCACGGCGCGCGACATCGTCGCCGCCTCGGGCACCAACCTCGCCTCCATCGGCTACCACTACGGCTCCAAGGACGCCCTGCTCCAGCAGGCCTTCCTGGCCCTCACCGAGGAGTGGGGGGAGCAGGCGGGGGCAGCGGGCGCGGAGGGCGCCCAGGCGCTGCCGGCCGACCCGTACGCGCGCTTCCACGCCGTCTGGGAGCAGGTCATCGCCGCGGCCGGGGCGAGCCGCCCGGTCTGGAAGCTCCAGACCGAGGTCGTCACCCGCATCGACGACGACGAGAAACTCCGCGAGGCCATCAAGGAACCCCAGCGCGAGGGCCGCCTCGGCATGGCCCAGGGCTTCCTCGGCATCGACCCCGAGGCCGACCCGGAGAAGGCCCGGGTCGCCGGACTGCTCTGCCAGGCCCTGGCGACCGGCGTCATGATCCAGTGGATGGTCGACCCGGACACCGCGCCGAGCGCCGACGACCTCACCGCCGGGCTCAAGGTCCTGATGGAGGAAGGCAGCTGAGGACCACCTTGGCGCGGGCGTGGCCCTCCTCGACGTATCGCAGGGCACGGTCCGCCTCGGCCAACGGGTAGGTCCGCCCGATCACCGGCGCGATCACGCCGCTCTCGGCGAACTCCCGCAGCACCGCCAGGTTCTCCCGGCGCGGCTGCGCCGTCAGGACGTGGAGCCGCCGGTCGGAGATCTTGGAGAGCAGCCGGCCCTTGAGAAGCAGCCCCATGGGCCCGAAGACGCTGCCGCCCTCGAAGACGCCCCCGCCGGACAGGACGAGCGCGCCGGTGGGGGAGAGGATCCGGCGGAGCTCGCCGAGCGAGCGGTTGCCCACCAGGTCGAACACGAGGTCGTAGCGGTCCTGCGAGGCGGTGAAGTCCTCCCGGGTGTAGTCGACGACGCGGTCCGCGCCGAGCCCCAGGACCAGCTGCCCGTTCCTGGGGCCGCACACCCCCGTCACCTCGGCGCCGAGAGCCTTCGCGAGCTGCACGGCGAAGGTGCCGACGCCTCCCGAGGCCCCGTTCACCAGCACCCTCGCGCCCGGCCGGGCCCTGCCCAGGTCTCGTACCCCGATCAGGGCGGTGTTCCCCGCCAGCGGTATCGCCGCCGCCTCAGCGAAACCCGTTCGGGCCGGCTTGAGCTCCGTCGCCGCCACCGGGGCGCACACGTACTCGGCGAAGGTGCCGG
This is a stretch of genomic DNA from Streptomyces sp. R44. It encodes these proteins:
- a CDS encoding TetR/AcrR family transcriptional regulator — its product is MGHKEDLLEGAKRCLLEKGYGRTTARDIVAASGTNLASIGYHYGSKDALLQQAFLALTEEWGEQAGAAGAEGAQALPADPYARFHAVWEQVIAAAGASRPVWKLQTEVVTRIDDDEKLREAIKEPQREGRLGMAQGFLGIDPEADPEKARVAGLLCQALATGVMIQWMVDPDTAPSADDLTAGLKVLMEEGS
- a CDS encoding NAD(P)-dependent alcohol dehydrogenase — its product is MRAWTQERYGSADALEFAEVERPVPGAREVLVRVHAAAVNAADWHLMRGDPYVARFALGLRRPKERIRGRDFAGVVEAVGDGVTELRTGDEVFGEAPGTFAEYVCAPVAATELKPARTGFAEAAAIPLAGNTALIGVRDLGRARPGARVLVNGASGGVGTFAVQLAKALGAEVTGVCGPRNGQLVLGLGADRVVDYTREDFTASQDRYDLVFDLVGNRSLGELRRILSPTGALVLSGGGVFEGGSVFGPMGLLLKGRLLSKISDRRLHVLTAQPRRENLAVLREFAESGVIAPVIGRTYPLAEADRALRYVEEGHARAKVVLSCLPPSGP